The following are encoded in a window of Rhizobium sp. 11515TR genomic DNA:
- a CDS encoding YegP family protein, with the protein MYKFEVYKDKAGEFRFRFKASNGETMFGSEGYKAKASALHAIESIKAHVGGAVIDDQTTATA; encoded by the coding sequence ATGTATAAATTTGAAGTCTACAAGGACAAGGCTGGCGAGTTTCGCTTTCGCTTCAAGGCCTCGAACGGCGAAACCATGTTCGGTTCGGAAGGCTATAAGGCGAAGGCCTCGGCCCTGCATGCCATCGAATCGATCAAGGCTCACGTCGGCGGCGCCGTCATCGACGACCAGACGACCGCAACCGCATAA